The Rhizobium leguminosarum DNA segment TGATCGCCCATGATCCACTGCCGACCCTCCAGCCGGTCTTCGAGCACGCCGAGCAGGCGTTTGGACTCGTCGCGATAGCGCTCCACCGGATAGGAATTGTTGGCGACCTTGACGGCGGCGAACTTGTAGAAATGTCCGAACTGGCCGAACATCGGGCCGATGCCGGCCATCTGGAAAAACACCCATTGGATGCACTCGTAGCGGCCGGCGGCGTCTTCAGGGATGAGCTTGCCGGTTTTTTCGGCGAGATAGAGCAGGATGGCGCCGGATTCGAACAGGCCAATCGGCTTACCATCAGGCCCGTTCGGATCGATGATCGCCGGAATGCGGCCGTTCGGGTTGAGAGATTCGAATTCCGGCGACTTCTGCTCGTTGGCGGCGAAGGAAATATAATGCGGCTCGTAGGCAAGGCCGAGCTCCTCGAGCGCGACTGATACCTTCACCCCGTTCGGCGTCTGCAGCGAATAAAGCTGGATGATGTCGGAATTTTTCGCCGGCCAGCGCGCCGTGATCGGAAATGCGGACAGATCTGCCATCGGATTCTCCTTGTTGGGCGCCGACCATAAGAGACCGGACGCGGCAAAGGCAAGCGGCCGCCTGTAGGGCATCGTTCCATATTATTGAACAAAGTGTCCCCGTTCGTTTATCTTTCCACAACGGGAGAAATGAGCGACATAGGAGGCATCAGAGGTCCACACGGTGCCGGGGCACCAAGATCTCCAGAACCAGTCAAACGGAGACAACGTCCATGTCGAACAACGTCATTACCCTGATTGCCCGTATCCTGCTTTCCTTCATGTTCATCTTCGCCGGCTTCGGCAAGCTGACCGATCCGGCTTCGACCGCCGGCATGATCGCCGGTGCAGGCCTGCCCGCTTCCACGGCGCTCACCTATCTCGCCGGCCTGTTCGAACTTGCAACCGGCCTTGCCGTGCTCGTTGGCTTCCAGGTCCGCATCGTCGGCTGGCTGCTCGCCGTGTTCTGCGTGTTCACCGGCGTCGTCTTCCACCTTTCGCCAGTCAACGTTCCTGATTTCCCGGCCGCAGCCAACGGCTGGATCAACGCCCTGAACTTCGTCAACTTCATGAAGAACGTCACGCTCGCCGGCGCCTATATCATGCTCGCCACCAACGGCGCAGGCGCTTACTCGCTCGACGCCCGCCGCGGCGCCTACGCGGCCGCCTGAACAAGCAGACAATCCTCCCAGACACAGAGAACCCGCCGTCACATCCGACGGCGGGTTTTCTTATGCCTGGAGATCAGAGGGCGGCGCGCACCGCGTCGATGATTGCCTGGACGGCCGGTTCGTCCGCATGGCTTTCCCTGCGGGCGCGCACGAGGCAGGCCTGCGAATGCAGGATGACGCCGTCCTGAAGCACTTTCAGGCGGTTGGCGCGCAGCGTCGAGCCTGTGGAGGTGATATCGACGATGATATCGGCCGAGCCGGACGCCGGAGCCCCCTCGGTGGCGCCGAGGCTTTCGACGATGCGATAAAGCTGGATGCCGTGCTGGCTCGAAAAGAACTGCTGGGTCAGCCGCCAGTATTTGGTGGCGATGGCAAGGCGCCTGGAATGGCGGGCGCGGAAATCGGCGGCGACATCGACCAGATCGGCCATGGTCTCGACATCCAGCCAGATCTCCGGCACGGCGACGACGACATCGGCATGGCCGAAGCCGAGGCGGGCGCAGAATTCGACGCGCTTGTCGACTTCGGCAAAGCCTTCCCGCATCAGATCTTCGCCGGTGACGCCGAAATCGACGGTGCCGTTACCGAGCTCACGGGAGATTTCGGAGGCCGAGAGGAAGGCGATTTCGACATCGGCCCAGCCTTCGACGCGGCCGCGATAGGAGCGGTCGTTGCCGACGGCTGCGATCGGCATGCCGGCCCGCTCGAAGATTGCCGACGCATCGTCCTTCATCCGGCCCTTGGAGGGAAGCGCGATGGTGATGGTCATACGGCTGCCCTTTCGGTTTCGATGCGGTCGAGCCAGAAGGAGAAGCCGACGGCCGGAATGCGGTCCGTTGCGCCGAGGAAGGTCAGCAGCCGGTCGAAGCGGCCACCACCGGCCAGAACCGCCGTCGAACCCTCAACCGTCACCTCGAAGACGAGGCCGGTGTAATAATCGAGCGGCCGTCCGAAGGCGGCGCGGTAGTCAACGCAAGAGAGGTCGACACCGGCATTGGCAAGGGCGGCAACGCGGCCGTTGAAGCGCTGAAGCGCGTTGCCGAGTTTCAGGCCGGCCGCATCGGCGAAACCAGCCAGCGCCGCGGACGCATTGACGAGCGGCACGTGGAGCGACAGGAACTCCTCCAGCACATGGAAGGCCGCGTCGTCGAGACGGGTTTCGGACAGGATGAGCTTTTCCTTGAGCCGCCGGGCGATCTCCAGCGGCGAGCGGCCGGCATTGGCCGAATAACCCGTCACCTGCATTTCCTGCTCGATGTGGGCGACCAGCGCCTGCTCGTCGCCTGATGCGACAAGCCTGGCAATATCGTCGTCCAAGCCGGTGACGAATTGCGGGCTGACGAGGCCGGCAAGCAAGGCTTCCAACTGCGTCATGTTGCCGAAGGCGTGGATCAGGCGCTTCTGCCAGCCGAGCGGCAGGCCGAGCGCCTGGACGACGGCTTCGAACACCGCCTGGTCGCCAAGCGTCACCGACAGGCGCCGGCCCGGCAGCAGGCGGGCGAGAATGCCGGTGGCATCGCCGATGGCGCGGGCGTCGGCGCCAGACAGGTTGATATCGCCGAGATCTTCGATGCCGGCCTGATAGAATTCATTGGCGCCGTCGCGGCGCTGGCGGAAAACCTCGCCGAGATAGGCGTAACGCTTCGGCGTACCGGTCGCCGTCTCGATATGGCGCAGGCAGACGGGGATGGTGAATTCGGGACGCAGGCAGAGGCTCGCCCCAGTTTCGCTCTCCGTCATGAAGATGCGGCGGCGCAGATCCTCGCCGGCGATATCGAAAAAGGGTTCGGCCGGCTGGATCACCGGTGTGTCGATGCGCTCGGTGTTGCGGGCG contains these protein-coding regions:
- a CDS encoding glutathione binding-like protein, which encodes MADLSAFPITARWPAKNSDIIQLYSLQTPNGVKVSVALEELGLAYEPHYISFAANEQKSPEFESLNPNGRIPAIIDPNGPDGKPIGLFESGAILLYLAEKTGKLIPEDAAGRYECIQWVFFQMAGIGPMFGQFGHFYKFAAVKVANNSYPVERYRDESKRLLGVLEDRLEGRQWIMGDQYTIADITTFSWVRGADIFYGGREVLDYAKFPAVVDWLQRCIARPASEKGLNIPVKPE
- a CDS encoding DoxX family protein; translation: MSNNVITLIARILLSFMFIFAGFGKLTDPASTAGMIAGAGLPASTALTYLAGLFELATGLAVLVGFQVRIVGWLLAVFCVFTGVVFHLSPVNVPDFPAAANGWINALNFVNFMKNVTLAGAYIMLATNGAGAYSLDARRGAYAAA
- the hisG gene encoding ATP phosphoribosyltransferase, with the protein product MTITIALPSKGRMKDDASAIFERAGMPIAAVGNDRSYRGRVEGWADVEIAFLSASEISRELGNGTVDFGVTGEDLMREGFAEVDKRVEFCARLGFGHADVVVAVPEIWLDVETMADLVDVAADFRARHSRRLAIATKYWRLTQQFFSSQHGIQLYRIVESLGATEGAPASGSADIIVDITSTGSTLRANRLKVLQDGVILHSQACLVRARRESHADEPAVQAIIDAVRAAL
- a CDS encoding ATP phosphoribosyltransferase regulatory subunit; this translates as MPLINLPEFANDLLAEFTARNTERIDTPVIQPAEPFFDIAGEDLRRRIFMTESETGASLCLRPEFTIPVCLRHIETATGTPKRYAYLGEVFRQRRDGANEFYQAGIEDLGDINLSGADARAIGDATGILARLLPGRRLSVTLGDQAVFEAVVQALGLPLGWQKRLIHAFGNMTQLEALLAGLVSPQFVTGLDDDIARLVASGDEQALVAHIEQEMQVTGYSANAGRSPLEIARRLKEKLILSETRLDDAAFHVLEEFLSLHVPLVNASAALAGFADAAGLKLGNALQRFNGRVAALANAGVDLSCVDYRAAFGRPLDYYTGLVFEVTVEGSTAVLAGGGRFDRLLTFLGATDRIPAVGFSFWLDRIETERAAV